The following coding sequences lie in one Hippopotamus amphibius kiboko isolate mHipAmp2 chromosome 17, mHipAmp2.hap2, whole genome shotgun sequence genomic window:
- the TXNDC17 gene encoding thioredoxin domain-containing protein 17: protein MACCQEVSVSGYEEFTQAVEQHRGKTIFAYFSGSKDAEGKSWCPDCVQAEPVVREGLKHVGEGCVFVYCQVGEKPYWKDPNNDFRKKLKLSAVPTLLKYGTPQKLVESECLQANLVEMLFSED from the exons ATGGCCTGCTGCCAGGAGGTGAGCGTGTCCGGCTACGAGGAGTTCACGCAGGCGGTGGAGCAGCACAGGGGCAAGACCATTTTCGCCTACTTTTCTGGTTCTAAGGATGCCGAAGGGAAAAGCTGGTGCCCCGACTGCGTGCAGG ctgaaccAGTCGTACGAGAGGGGCTGAAGCATGTTGGTGAAGGATGTGTGTTCGTCTACTGCCAAGTAGGAGAAAAACCTTA CTGGAAAGATCCAAATAATGACTTcaggaaaaaactgaaattaagtgCAGTGCCTACACTACTTAAATATGGAACA cctcaaaaactggtagaatcTGAGTGTCTTCAGGCCAACCTCGTGGAGATGTTGTTCTCTGAAGATTAA
- the LOC130840357 gene encoding collagen alpha-2(I) chain, translating to MSGAAGPGASPGLRGGEPAAAKPGRCVGPSRSGRAVRRPWGKRWGAGTSRGRGARRRARSLVREARCVSADRLQACRRPWGRRHAAGTAQAAGANEAAATPGTAGSMEAARDLGTVWVNGAVGEPQVVGPVGSVWVTGSGGEEETVYRSPRGCERKGRPGSLGHESILELWLKVQAMRAASGCGEGSRVELHPVSAGEGPVEGGVPGRASWVETSRGGLTGPWVKGQARAVPRAAAVAVAPGPGAGCERASGLCAQGQAVRMPPVAVPRPLEASSGIAPYLPGRGQTLGVPGPMEGIGYGVAPGSWGKGLTLGVPGAVGWSEAVEVPRAVEGELGCQGAPCLWGREQAVQVPVCGDTPGLWRMGQPAAVLRAAREEACSVGVPAVWRRRQAMEETGPGGLPGLWGPGQPVEVPCAIEEGVRCGGDPEFQERGQAVWVETGSRGDSESREAARTAEVSGHDEQGAGPGGAPGLWGIGQAMGVPRALGTETGCGSVSGLWETEQPVEASQSVVVPGAMGEQTSCGDVPGLWARQQALGVSPADAVPEIVGEETCGGNVLNLWERRRAVGEQEALGHAALGGPESVDQETGCGDASCLCARRQAVGLSEAVGVPEAAGMSKHRSAPAGVPVAVCAPESGSVPARVPAAVWVSGSVCQESSSRDDLNLWGGVLTARIPVAPQELWSVGEDAGCEAFPGSWGRRQSARVPVAAEVPTASRAPGPLEVETGSGSLSCLPGRRQTAGVPLTAGVPTAAGVPVALRPPQPVQEEAGSGGVSSLWRERETVWAPTDAKDPTRMGMATTVMVPGPMGEKMGPGGISRLAGGRQAAGAPMAMGVPGPVGEEMLSGSLLGLSGSRQTAEMPAAGSVSMAVGVPTAAGALGPLVGDAGSEDGSGVWGRRQATEVPTAARASGPVDRETGSEGLAGLWRRRPDRAVPEAVRVPLSLGVLAAVGVPMAGREPAAVWVTGSAGEEPSVAISSLTVGRRQSTEGPGAPVGEMGGRSVLGLAGRSQAVGVSYTCGHGTRLWSYSRSAEEEPDYENVARVSRTGTAVGVDEAEEVPPASREETGIGRFRDHAQQGGRRQAGGGSRIRARGNSSGENDEGEDRLRGVFQQHM from the coding sequence ATGAGCGGGGCGGCTGGCCCGGGGGCCTCGCCGGGGCTGCGCGGGGGCGAGCCAGCGGCGGCGAAGCCGGGCCGCTGCGTGGGGCCCAGCCGGTCCGGGCGCGCAGTCCGGCGGCCGTGGGGGAAGAGATGGGGTGCAGGGACGTCCCGAGGCCGCGGAGCGAGGCGCCGGGCGAGGTCCTTGGTGCGGGAGGCGCGCTGTGTGAGTGCGGACAGGCTGCAGGCCTGTCGGCGGCCGTGGGGGAGAAGACACGCAGCGGGGACAGCCCAGGCCGCCGGGGCGAACGAGGCTGCGGCGACCCCTGGCACCGCAGGCTCGATGGAGGCTGCAAGGGACCTTGGGACTGTGTGGGTGAACGGGGCTGTGGGGGAACCCCAGGTGGTGGGGCCTGTCGGCTCTGTGTGGGTGACTGGCAGTGGCGGGGAGGAGGAGACGGTTTACAGGAGCCCCCGGGGCTGTGAGAGAAAAGGTCGTCCGGGATCTCTGGGGCATGAGAGCATTCTGGAACTGTGGTTGAAGGTGCAGGCTATGAGAGCAGCTTCAGGATGTGGGGAAGGAAGCAGGGTCGAGCTCCATCCTGTGTCTGCAGGAGAAGGGCCGGTTGAAGGGGGGGTTCCTGGCCGGGCTTCGTGGGTAGAGACCAGCCGTGGTGGTCTCACTGGACCGTGGGTGAAAGGACAGGCCAGGGCAGTTCCCCGGGCCGCAGCAGTAGCTGTAGCTCCAGGCCCAGGGGCAGGCTGTGAGAGGGCCTCAGGCTTGTGTGCGCAGGGCCAGGCTGTGAGGATGCCACCTGTGGCTGTGCCTCGGCCTCTGGAGGCAAGTTCTGGGATTGCCCCATACCTGCCGGGGAGAGGACAAACCCTGGGAGTGCCTGGGCCCATGGAAGGGATAGGCTATGGTGTTGCCCCGGGCTCTTGGGGAAAAGGACTGACTCTGGGGGTGCCTGGGGCCGTGGGGTGGTCTGAGGCTGTGGAGGTACCCAGAGCTGTGGAGGGAGAGCTAGGGTGTCAGGGGGCTCCATGTCTGTGGGGGAGAGAGCAGGCAGTGCAGGTGCCTGTCTGTGGGGATACCCCAGGCTTATGGAGAATGGGGCAGCCTGCCGCGGTGCTCAGAGCTGCGCGGGAGGAAGCTTGCTCTGTGGGTGTCCCAGCTGTATGGCGGAGGAGACAAGCTATGGAGGAGACAGGCCCCGGGGGTCTCCCTGGCCTTTGGGGCCCTGGACAACCCGTAGAGGTGCCTTGTGCAATTGAAGAGGGAGTGAGATGTGGGGGTGACCCAGAATTCCAGGAAAGGGGACAGGCTGTGTGGGTAGAGACAGGTTCTAGAGGCGACTCAGAGTCACGGGAAGCTGCACGGACTGCAGAAGTGTCTGGTCATGATGAGCAGGGGGCAGGTCCTGGGGGTGCTCCAGGCCTGTGGGGTATAGGACAGGCTATGGGAGTGCCTCGGGCTCTGGGGACAGAGACAGGCTGTGGGAGTGTCTCGGGTCTGTGGGAGACAGAACAGCCTGTGGAGGCGTCCCAGTCTGTGGTGGTACCGGGAGCCATGGGAGAACAGACCAGCTGCGGTGATGTCCCAGGCTTGTGGGCTAGGCAGCAGGCTCTGGGGGTGTCTCCAGCTGACGCGGTGCCGGAGATTGTTGGGGAGGAGACATGCGGTGGGAATGTCTTAAATCTGTGGGAAAGGAGGCGGGCTGTGGGGGAGCAAGAGGCTCTGGGGCATGCAGCTTTAGGGGGACCTGAGTCTGTGGATCAGGAGACTGGCTGTGGGGATGCTTCATGTCTGTGTGCAAGGAGACAGGCTGTGGGGTTGTCTGAGGCAGTGGGGGTGCCGGAGGCAGCAGGTATGTCCAAGCACAGGAGTGCCCCAGCAGGGGTGCCCGTAGCTGTGTGTGCACCTGAGTCTGGAAGCGTACCTGCCAGGGTGCCTGCCGCTGTGTGGGTGTCTGGCTCTGTGTGTCAGGAAAGCAGCTCCAGGGATGACTTGAACCTGTGGGGAGGGGTTCTTACTGCCAGGATACCCGTGGCTCCCCAGGAGCTGTGGTCTGTGGGAGAGGATGCTGGTTGTGAGGCTTTCCCAGGATCATGGGGAAGGAGACAGAGTGCCAGGGTTCCTGTGGCTGCTGAGGTGCCCACGGCTTCTAGGGCACCTGGTCCCCTGGAGGTGGAGACTGGTTCTGGGAGTTTGTCATGCTTGCCAGGGAGGAGACAGACTGCAGGAGTACCTCTGACTGCAGGGGTACCCACGGCCGCTGGGGTGCCCGTGGCTCTCCGGCCTCCTCAGCCTGTGCAGGAGGAGGCTGGTTCTGGAGGTGTCTCGAGCTTGTGGCgggagagagagacagtgtgGGCACCCACAGATGCCAAGGATCCCACCAGGATGGGGATGGCCACcactgtcatggtgcctgggcCCATGGGGGAGAAGATGGGCCCTGGGGGCATCTCACGCTTGGCAGGAGGGAGACAGGCTGCAGGAGCACCCATGGCTATGGGGGTGCCTGGGCCTGTGGGGGAGGAGATGCTCTCTGGGAGTCTCTTGGGCTTATCAGGAAGCAGACAGACTGCTGAGATGCCAGCGGCTGGCAGCGTTTCCATGGCTGTGGGGGTGCCTACAgctgctggggccctggggccaCTGGTGGGTGATGCTGGCTCTGAGGATGGCTCAGGTGTATGGGGAAGGAGACAGGCAACTGAGGTGCCCACTGCTGCTAGGGCTTCAGGACCTGTGGACAGGGAGACTGGCTCTGAAGGTCTCGCAGGCCTGTGGAGAAGGAGACCCGATAGAGCCGTCCCTGAGGCTGTGAGGGTACCTCTGTCTTTGGGGGTGCTTGCAGCTGTAGGAGTTCCCATGGCAGGGCGCGAGCCTGCTGCAGTGTGGGTGACTGGGTCTGCAGGAGAAGAACCCAGTGTGGCTATCTCCAGCCTCACGGTGGGGAGGAGACAGTCCACAGAGGGCCCCGGGGCTCCAGTGGGGGAGATGGGAGGTAGAAGTGTCCTGGGGCTGGCAGGGAGGAGCCAGGCAGTGGGGGTGTCTTACACCTGTGGGCATGGGACCAGGTTATGGAGCTACTCTAGGTCTGCGGAGGAAGAACCGGACTATGAGAACGTGGCAAGAGTGTCCAGGACAGGCACGGCTGTGGGGGTGGATGAAGCTGAGGAAGTGCCCCCTGCTTCAAGGGAGGAGACAGGCATTGGCCGCTTCAGAGATCATGCACAGCAGGGTGGGAGGAGACAGGCTGGAGGAGGGTCTAGAATCAGAGCGAGGGGGAACAGTTCGGGGGAAAATGATGAGGGGGAGGACAGATTGAGGGGGGTATTCCAGCAGCATATGTAG